ACAGGCGTTGGAGGGCGCAGGGCTTGCTGGAAGCCGTGTAGACGCCATGGACGCCGCTGACCGCGGTATGGATCacttggaagaagctttGCGTATTCGGCTAGAGGAACTCGGTCCGACGCATGTTGATACTGTGCAAGTCATGAATCATTTAGGACAGGTGCATTTTAACGCCGCTAACTTTTCACAGGCGCACCATTGCTATTGGGAAGTTTTTTGCGTACGCAAAATGGTGTTTGGCCCGAATCACCCTTCGGTGGCGGTGGCTGCTCACGATCTCGCAAAGGTCACCGAGTCTCTTAGTGCATTGCCGGACGCGGCCAATTTTTACAACATTGCCATGGAAATATATGAAATAATGGGCTTGCCTGACTCAAACCCGGCGGTTGCACGACTCTTGAGCGATGCGAGACGGTTGGAACGACTCCAACAATTTACTTGCACATGACAAAAACTTTTGCGCTAGCTCATCCACAGTTAAAAGTTTGTTGACGTGAATGGAAAATATTTAATAGTTGATCTTGTGAAGACTTCAAGAACCATCTGTTGCGCGACCAATGCTCCAAAAGAGGCGGTTTTATTTACATTAAGAATCCATTTGCGCTCGGCAGCAACTTTAGTGCTTACGAAGAGACTCGCAGTGGCCTAATGTAGCTATGTTTAGGATAACTTTCTAGCAGTTTATTGATCTTGTTTACGGTTAGTCATCCCGAGATTACTGGTGTCAGTCGATGTTTGCACATTTCACCAGGGCTGATTGTTGCGTGACGTCGTTTGCGAAAAATTGTTCGCGACGTGTAGGTGTTAGGGCTACGACTGCTAATTGTTCGAAACAAAGTAAACAAAGTTGCCTGTGAGCATTTCGGGCAGCATAATCCTATTGACAGTTGAAGTGTTCGACCTTGCTAACGTGATTGTTTCTTCTCGTAGAAGGTCTGAACGCATTATGTCGTCCATTAGCATGGGCTCCGCGAAGCAGGTAGTGCGTCCGCCGCAACGTGGAATTTTTCCGCTCGATCATTATCGAGAATGCAAAGGGCCTATGGATCAGTATCTAGAGTGcctcaaggaagaaaaggaccTGCACCACAAATGCAAAGATCATAGCAAAGAGTATTTACAATGCAGGATGGACCGAGATCTGATGTCGAAAGAAAATCTCGATCAGCTGGGCTTTAGCAAAGAAGCTGAGGTCCAAAACGCCAGGGAATACGACagcgccaaagaaaaggctgGATTCGTTGCTGGAAAGCACATCTCAAAAGAGGGGAAGTGGTGGTGGCAATCTTCTGATCGAAAAGACTGGGAAGCGTAAAGAAGCTGGGGTAGCAGTATTTCTAAGAGAATGAATTCGTAAACTTCACTTTACCTGCAAGTCTATTTCGGTAGCAGTCAAGCAGCTTACGTCTATATCTTTTTTGCTGTTAGTTCCGCAAGAAATGTAAAAAATGTGTGAATCCGTGTATTCTATTTTATGGGTCCAATGTGAGCTTGTGTGGATAACGTGTTGTCCACATGCCGTTTTGGATGTGATTCCTTTCCGAATGCTAGTAAGGATGGAAATGGCACGGCAATTTGCCATGAAAGGGGAAAATGTATGTAATATAGAAGTGTTCGTTCAAGACCAGCGATTCCGCAGGTTTTGGGGAGGAAGTGTCGTGTATGAAGGAGAATAGGAGCCTCGAATGAATATAGGTGATACCGTAAAAATATCATCGATCTGTAGTCTGGTGGGAGCGACGCCCCATATTTCACATGGCAGCGGCAGCTGAAAGCGATGCACCTTTTCCGGTATCAGTCATCACCTTGCTGAATATACTTAGACTCGATAACCTGAGCAAGCGTCCATCGTTCCGCTGGGCTGACTCGAAAGCACTTTTCAAAAATCTCCATGGCTGCTGGGCCAATGTTCAGGTTGGCCATGGCATTCGACAAAATGtggtgctgttgttgacgACTTCCTTCAGCGCCAAAGATATCTATCATGGCTTGAACAGCCATCTCGTTCATCGGGGTGGACGATAGAGCCTTAGCCAAAATAAAGTATCGGAATCTGACGTCGACTGGATGGGGCACCTCGTAGAGGACTTGGCTTGTCAAGAGGTTGTAAAGAATGACAAGTGCGGACCACAGATCGGAGTAGACACCATCGAATACACGGTCCATGAAAATGGTCGGTTCCATGTATGCTCGGGTACCAAAATTGCCTTGGGGAGCGAAAAGAGCTCGCTGCCCATCCGCATTGCTTGGCATTCGCAAGGAAAGGGCGAAATCAAAGACAACCAAGTTCGTGGGTGTCAGAAACATAAAGTTATCCGGGGATAGATCGCGATGGCAGATGTTGTGCAATTCAAGGTAGGCCAAGATCTGCAAAATTTGAATAAAAATTTTTCGTGCACGACTGGAATCTATGGTTTTTGTGTCCAGCCATGGAACTAGATCTCTCAGCGTTCCAGTAGCGCAAGCTCTGGGTGTGATAATGTAAACGAATTCCTCGTCTTGGAGGGCTTCAACACACTTGAGAACATGGATATTGTCTCCAAGTTCCTGCATGCGGTAGATTTCCTTGTATGGGTTTTCTTCGCCTCCTCGGCGGAGATATTCGGCAACAACTTTCTTGTTGAGTTTCTTGATGGCGACATAAGTAGCATTAGCTTCCTGCGGTGCTCGAAAAGTTGTGTCGTTGATTCGTTCGTAAACTATTGCAAACAAAATACAACCCCATCCTGCACCATGATGGTCAAGCGAAATAGAAGGCTTGGCAATGAGTCCGTAAGCTTGTGAAGCATTTTCTTGGCGCATGAGAAACACGGGTGGTATTTCTTCCGCAGATTCCATATCGGTATCTACTGGAGGAAGGACCGTCACGTCGGCTGGATCGCGCGACCCAGAAAAGATCTCGGGTTCGTACGTCTCAGTGGGGGGAGCCTGCGGGGGTTCTTCCGAGAGCTGTTCGAAGGTCAAACGCGCACCCTCTGTGGGTGGTGGGAGGAGAGCTACCATGCTACAGAAGTCCACCGCAGGGCATCGACGGGCTTTCGTATTTGGTATGTTTTTGGCTTTTCAAAAAGTATTGGTTAGTAGAAatggtttcacagtcagcgatgATCTCTAACCAAACGCT
This portion of the Phaeodactylum tricornutum CCAP 1055/1 chromosome 19, whole genome shotgun sequence genome encodes:
- a CDS encoding predicted protein, coding for MGSAKQVVRPPQRGIFPLDHYRECKGPMDQYLECLKEEKDLHHKCKDHSKEYLQCRMDRDLMSKENLDQLGFSKEAEVQNARE
- a CDS encoding predicted protein gives rise to the protein MVALLPPPTEGARLTFEQLSEEPPQAPPTETYEPEIFSGSRDPADVTVLPPVDTDMESAEEIPPVFLMRQENASQAYGLIAKPSISLDHHGAGWGCILFAIVYERINDTTFRAPQEANATYVAIKKLNKKVVAEYLRRGGEENPYKEIYRMQELGDNIHVLKCVEALQDEEFVYIITPRACATGTLRDLVPWLDTKTIDSSRARKIFIQILQILAYLELHNICHRDLSPDNFMFLTPTNLVVFDFALSLRMPSNADGQRALFAPQGNFGTRAYMEPTIFMDRVFDGVYSDLWSALVILYNLLTSQVLYEVPHPVDVRFRYFILAKALSSTPMNEMAVQAMIDIFGAEGSRQQQHHILSNAMANLNIGPAAMEIFEKCFRVSPAERWTLAQVIESKYIQQGDD